The DNA region TTGCACATTGCCGAATTGCTGCACGGCCTGCAGCAACTGGTCTTTGGTAAATGGTTTGGTGAGATATTCCTGGCAACCCACCATGCGGCCGCGGGCCTTGTCGAAAACCCCGTCTTTCGACGAAAGCATCACGACGGGCGTATCGGCAAAGCGGGCATTGCGCTTGATGATGGCGCAGGTTTGATACCCATCAAGCTTGGGCATCAGGATGTCGCAGAATATCAATTGGGGCTGATAATCATTGACCTTGGCCAACGCATCGAAACCATCGTCGGCCAGGAGCACTTCATGGCCGCCCTGCTTGAGAAAGATCTCTGCGCTGCGGCGGATGGTATTGCTGTCGTCCACCACGAGTACCTTGAAGGTCGCACCGGTCGTAGTCAATTTG from Paracidovorax wautersii includes:
- a CDS encoding response regulator, whose amino-acid sequence is MTTTGATFKVLVVDDSNTIRRSAEIFLKQGGHEVLLADDGFDALAKVNDYQPQLIFCDILMPKLDGYQTCAIIKRNARFADTPVVMLSSKDGVFDKARGRMVGCQEYLTKPFTKDQLLQAVQQFGNVQKGAM